The proteins below are encoded in one region of Brevundimonas fontaquae:
- a CDS encoding Lrp/AsnC ligand binding domain-containing protein, protein MIDIDAVDRRILRVLQTDARISNAELARRCNLSPAACFERVKRLREKKIITGYAAMIDPAQVGRDLLIFVEVLLDRTTGDVFEAFAAAVRSQPEVLECHMVAGGFDYLIKARVGDMDAYRAFLGDVLVRMPGVRETRTYAVLEEVKSTTVLPL, encoded by the coding sequence ATGATCGACATCGACGCCGTTGATCGCCGCATCCTGCGGGTGCTGCAGACCGACGCCCGCATTTCCAACGCCGAACTGGCGCGACGCTGCAACCTGTCGCCCGCCGCCTGTTTCGAACGGGTCAAACGGCTGCGCGAAAAGAAGATTATCACCGGCTACGCCGCCATGATCGACCCGGCCCAGGTTGGTCGGGACCTGCTGATCTTCGTCGAGGTCCTGCTGGACCGCACCACCGGCGACGTCTTCGAAGCCTTCGCCGCCGCCGTTCGCAGCCAGCCTGAGGTGCTGGAGTGCCACATGGTCGCCGGCGGCTTCGACTATCTGATCAAGGCCCGCGTCGGCGACATGGACGCCTACCGCGCCTTCCTGGGCGACGTGCTGGTGCGGATGCCGGGCGTCCGCGAAACCCGCACCTATGCGGTGCTGGAAGAGGTGAAGTCGACGACGGTGCTGCCGCTGTAA